A genomic stretch from Leishmania infantum JPCM5 genome chromosome 23 includes:
- a CDS encoding putative DIM-like protein yields MANIITLKSAWDVDRHIVLDSADKLVLIRFSSYTSAAAEAEEYSRQAKRSTATSTPTAAEGSSNSSSSALPTRKRRHDDADGNSACAVTSATTAALLSANVDEHYLRTRQMDALLSELAPKVRKYCTIYFVDTREVTAFNELYELGHDRDPFAVMFFYRNRHIRVDVGTGNNNKINFFAFEDLYDFLPIVDAAYKAGRQGRSITSCDRKFSTVALRR; encoded by the coding sequence ATGGCGAATATCATCACTCTGAAGAGTGCATGGGATGTTGACCGTCACATTGTGCTGGACTCCGCAGACAAGCTGGTATTAATCCGATTTAGCAGCTACActtccgctgcggcggaagCGGAGGAGTACAGTCGACAGGCGAAGCGTAGCACCGCAACTTCGACCCCCACAGCGGCCGAAGGATCGTCGAATTCGTCTTCGTCGGCGCTACCCACCCGCAAGCGCAGGCACGACGATGCGGATGGAAATAGCGCATGTGCGGTGacgtcggcgacgacagcCGCCCTCTTGTCAGCCAACGTTGACGAGCACTACCTGCGCACGCGTCAGATGGACGCGTTGCTCAGCGAACTTGCACCCAAGGTGCGCAAGTACTGCACCATTTACTTTGTGGACACCCGTGAGGTGACGGCTTTCAACGAACTCTACGAGCTGGGCCACGACCGTGACCCGTTCGCTGTCATGTTCTTCTACCGAAATCGCCACATTCGAGTCGACGTCGGGACGGGCAACAATAACAAGATCAACTTCTTCGCCTTTGAGGACTTGTACGACTTTTTGCCCATCGTAGATGCCGCCTACAAGGCGGGTCGGCAGGGTCGGAGCATCACCAGCTGTGATCGCAAGTTCTCtacggtggcgctgcgccgatAA